A single region of the Solwaraspora sp. WMMD791 genome encodes:
- a CDS encoding nuclear transport factor 2 family protein, protein MSPVADRVEIAELVARLARAQDQRRFDDLRSVYTPDAATSSPRGELRGIDQIIEGFRRTSPADEGIQHLNTDVVVDLDADGDRAEVDTHQLVYFFRPGEAPYRTAGVRAHYVAARTPDGWRFTSARIVPVWQHVAG, encoded by the coding sequence ATGTCACCGGTGGCCGACCGCGTCGAGATCGCCGAACTGGTCGCCCGGCTCGCCCGGGCACAGGACCAGCGGCGCTTCGACGACCTGCGCAGCGTCTACACCCCGGACGCCGCGACCAGCAGCCCACGTGGCGAGCTGCGGGGGATCGACCAGATCATCGAGGGCTTCCGGCGGACCAGCCCGGCCGACGAGGGCATCCAGCACCTCAACACCGACGTGGTGGTCGACCTCGACGCTGACGGCGACCGGGCCGAAGTCGACACCCACCAGCTCGTCTACTTCTTCCGGCCCGGTGAGGCCCCGTACCGGACTGCCGGGGTACGGGCCCACTACGTCGCCGCCCGGACACCCGACGGATGGCGGTTCACCAGTGCCCGGATCGTGCCGGTCTGGCAGCACGTCGCCGGATGA
- a CDS encoding SDR family oxidoreductase, producing the protein MTVDDVRPDGDPAPTGVDPAQLAVCLDVIEALSALPSDHPDVVRVQRATAKLYKSVKLRRRAEKREEVLTADRAVTAATATGAPGRIDDETKGIPLVSSTVGATAGILRQPRACYICKERYREVDAFYHQLCPPCAKLNHERRDARTDLTGRRALLTGGRAKIGMYIALRLLRDGAHTTITTRFPQDAARRFAAMDDSDQWLHRLRILGVDLRDPAQVIAVADSVAAQGPLDILINNAAQTVRRSPGAYAHLVAAESAPLPDGPLPEIVSFSSTGGRGSAATAIAAGQPQASAITPQALTALALTSGSATPDRIALATAIDAGGLVPDLDPVNSWVQRVHEVDAVELLEVQLCNSVAPFILISRLRPTMAAAPARRKYVVNVSAMEGVFSRGYKGPGHPHTNMAKAALNMLTRTSAREMLTDGILMTAVDTGWITDERPHPTKMRLADEGFHAPLDLVDGAARVYDPIVRGEQGEDLFGCFLKDYAPAAW; encoded by the coding sequence ATGACGGTGGACGACGTACGACCGGATGGTGATCCGGCCCCGACCGGGGTCGACCCGGCGCAGCTGGCGGTCTGCCTCGACGTCATCGAGGCGCTGTCGGCGCTGCCGTCCGACCACCCGGACGTGGTACGGGTGCAGCGGGCCACCGCCAAGCTGTACAAATCGGTCAAGCTGCGGCGGCGGGCCGAGAAACGGGAGGAAGTCCTCACCGCCGACCGGGCCGTCACCGCCGCCACCGCCACCGGGGCACCCGGGCGGATCGACGACGAGACCAAGGGCATTCCGTTGGTGTCGTCGACCGTCGGCGCCACCGCCGGCATCCTGCGCCAACCCCGCGCCTGCTACATCTGCAAGGAGCGCTACCGCGAGGTCGACGCCTTCTACCACCAGCTCTGCCCGCCGTGCGCCAAGCTCAACCACGAGCGCCGCGACGCCCGCACCGACCTGACCGGCCGCCGGGCGCTGCTCACCGGCGGCCGGGCCAAGATCGGCATGTACATCGCGCTGCGGCTGCTCCGCGACGGTGCGCACACCACGATCACCACCCGGTTCCCGCAGGATGCCGCCCGTCGGTTCGCCGCCATGGACGACAGCGACCAGTGGCTGCACCGGCTGCGCATTCTCGGCGTCGATCTGCGCGACCCGGCCCAGGTGATCGCGGTCGCCGACTCGGTCGCCGCCCAGGGCCCGCTGGACATTCTGATCAACAACGCGGCCCAGACGGTCCGGCGCAGCCCCGGCGCGTACGCCCACCTGGTCGCCGCCGAGTCGGCACCGCTGCCCGACGGCCCGCTGCCGGAGATCGTCAGCTTCTCCTCGACCGGCGGTCGGGGCAGCGCCGCGACGGCGATCGCCGCCGGGCAGCCGCAGGCGTCGGCGATCACCCCGCAGGCGCTCACCGCGCTGGCGTTGACCAGCGGCTCGGCCACCCCGGACCGGATCGCCCTGGCCACCGCGATCGACGCCGGTGGGCTGGTGCCGGACCTCGACCCGGTGAACAGCTGGGTACAGCGGGTGCACGAGGTCGACGCGGTGGAGCTGCTGGAGGTGCAGCTGTGCAACTCCGTCGCGCCGTTCATCCTGATCAGCCGGCTGCGCCCGACGATGGCCGCCGCACCGGCCCGGCGCAAGTACGTGGTGAACGTCTCCGCGATGGAGGGGGTGTTCAGCCGGGGGTACAAAGGTCCCGGCCACCCGCACACCAACATGGCCAAGGCCGCGCTGAACATGCTGACCCGCACCAGCGCGCGGGAGATGCTGACCGACGGCATCCTGATGACCGCCGTCGACACCGGCTGGATCACCGACGAGCGGCCGCATCCGACGAAGATGCGCCTGGCCGACGAGGGCTTCCACGCGCCCCTGGATCTGGTCGACGGTGCCGCCCGCGTGTACGACCCGATCGTGCGGGGCGAGCAGGGCGAGGACCTGTTCGGCTGCTTCCTGAAGGACTACGCCCCCGCCGCCTGGTAG
- a CDS encoding tetratricopeptide repeat protein, with protein MTGPAQTTSPADPFVDRETALAAFDRFTAGAPERVLVYSGMSGQGKSRLLAELGRRLASGRAGTVDLDGLVETAPGGHADVAFALTDAVARICAGWTGARLRRYQQARRAAEAALAAAYAEVPTVTVSATDGAVVQDVSITVVTDPAALRAAGVRAHQRTLIAEALASELRGTDLTGRVLFVDTVERLPYLDEVAGPDDEARGARQTSWFLGELLPRLLDAAPGLRIVLAGREPPAAGPPMAHVALTEWEPAHTAQFLATRGITDPKLVEAVHRTCAGLPGWTDLAAAAIDTARGSGPGLTADEIARRAAGQPVERWLPEVFLDRLAAPWHAVVTAAAVPRVLSRAAVAALLDPAPADDTWFHQLGRYTFVRLGTDADGSTVATLHPLVRIALLDSLRRNDPGRLRELHLRARAYFAELGEGTEELYHALALGSGLAGTFWRQRFDQAIASLQTATARSLIDLVLAPEQRAGLLVADPRLAVDAEVGAAVVSRLTNRHDDAQRHLAQAQQLAGRTGYRAALSTIAQERARLALWDSQVADGIDEARVALSIATDLGRDGDQGQAHDLLGDLSMRAGDLATARRHFAAAIAAFEQSGSPEGRANSLLSLGNLELRDGNPAAARRNLDTALTLYVAAGRRRGQADVHLSLGLLDRMSEDPTNARTHYLTAERLYLAVDDEMGAANCHYRLGELAVDADDLTRAEQYFVRAEQVFAAHGDRLGVANTQRGLGSSALHRKDYGLAQQRLRRAAEIYDEIDSAYGRAMVNYLLGEVAVGVGDLLDAARLLAISLATVEQVGDVSLRGQIRLRLGLVAVVTGDPTRGAELIRQARADFHQVGLAGAAASAEQALAKIDQDRGQVLTRLDALAPAPRLLLDLISLVAADDRWSFVIEAVWPVLWRTVHDAADAGAPGAADGAVPDFAATLAALTHAGLVTTQRQHTLTPDAGPVTSYDFVDDTVRVMVRDAADADRTRTVNELLAVAWFQRFEAERAAPTPTTVRAGVGAAVYTAELGDLDTAWQVMEATLQVAQVTDQVAAMLPMLREIAMRSGDRQRFARYLLATSDDTGELTGLLDQARADGHDELAAAIAAGIHDRLLAEHRPARALDLADQELRTATGADRARWLRRRLAALYDLGRHRDILSGLDDALAAAAELAAAEAEADRDELARLQVAMLHHGVGAAKAIAEWELALSLNDRILHQLAAIGASAAERAYYRFSGYAALLELGLWQDCERVLADSERAFRAADDTPMVAAVLSARAIVASRRGEPFLALEFDREALATAYAVGDLGTVSQVHVNYANHLAQAGGAPTERVAHRLASALLYRLAGNAPMVERALAGVAVEPRRTGLRATLPRSLSELARRVAVVPGVDLVGMLAALGADAVAVNDAFDRLVAAARVPRLAGRAGAAPGPD; from the coding sequence ATGACCGGCCCGGCCCAGACGACCAGCCCGGCCGATCCGTTCGTCGACCGGGAAACGGCGCTCGCCGCGTTCGACCGGTTCACCGCCGGTGCGCCGGAACGGGTACTCGTCTACTCCGGGATGTCCGGGCAGGGCAAGTCGCGGCTGCTGGCCGAGCTGGGTCGGCGGCTCGCGTCCGGTCGGGCCGGCACCGTGGACCTCGACGGTCTGGTGGAGACCGCGCCGGGCGGCCACGCCGACGTCGCGTTCGCGTTGACCGACGCCGTCGCCCGGATCTGTGCCGGCTGGACCGGAGCTCGGCTGCGCCGGTACCAACAGGCCCGCCGCGCCGCCGAAGCGGCTCTCGCGGCCGCGTACGCCGAGGTCCCGACCGTCACGGTCAGCGCGACCGACGGCGCGGTCGTGCAGGACGTGTCGATCACGGTGGTCACCGACCCGGCCGCGCTGCGGGCCGCCGGCGTACGGGCCCACCAGCGCACCCTGATCGCCGAGGCCCTCGCCAGCGAACTGCGCGGCACCGACCTGACCGGCCGGGTGTTGTTCGTCGACACCGTGGAACGACTGCCCTACCTCGACGAGGTCGCCGGCCCCGACGACGAGGCCAGGGGTGCCCGGCAGACCTCCTGGTTCCTCGGTGAACTGCTCCCCCGGCTGCTCGACGCCGCGCCGGGTCTGCGCATCGTGCTCGCCGGCCGGGAACCACCGGCCGCCGGCCCACCGATGGCCCACGTCGCGCTGACCGAGTGGGAGCCCGCACACACCGCCCAGTTCCTCGCCACCCGGGGCATCACCGATCCGAAGCTGGTCGAGGCGGTGCACCGTACCTGTGCGGGGTTGCCCGGCTGGACCGACCTGGCCGCGGCGGCTATCGACACCGCCCGGGGGTCCGGGCCCGGGTTGACCGCCGACGAGATCGCCCGCCGCGCCGCCGGCCAGCCCGTCGAACGGTGGCTGCCGGAGGTGTTCCTGGACCGGCTGGCAGCGCCCTGGCACGCGGTGGTGACCGCCGCCGCCGTACCCCGGGTGCTGAGCCGGGCGGCCGTCGCCGCCCTGCTCGATCCGGCACCGGCCGACGACACCTGGTTCCACCAGCTGGGCCGCTACACCTTCGTCCGGCTCGGCACCGACGCCGACGGGTCCACCGTGGCCACCCTGCATCCGCTGGTCCGCATCGCGCTGCTGGACAGCCTGCGGCGCAACGACCCCGGCCGGCTGCGTGAGCTGCACCTACGGGCCCGCGCCTACTTCGCCGAGCTGGGCGAGGGCACCGAGGAGCTGTACCACGCGCTGGCGCTCGGCAGCGGCCTGGCCGGCACGTTCTGGCGGCAGCGGTTCGACCAGGCGATCGCGAGCCTGCAGACCGCTACCGCCCGGTCCCTGATCGACCTGGTCCTCGCCCCGGAGCAGCGGGCCGGCCTGCTCGTCGCGGATCCACGGCTGGCTGTCGACGCCGAGGTGGGCGCCGCGGTCGTGTCCCGATTGACCAACCGGCACGACGACGCGCAGCGGCACCTCGCGCAGGCGCAGCAACTGGCCGGGCGGACCGGGTACCGCGCGGCACTTTCCACCATCGCCCAGGAGCGGGCCCGGCTGGCGTTGTGGGACAGTCAGGTGGCCGACGGCATCGACGAGGCGCGGGTCGCCCTGTCGATCGCCACCGACCTCGGCCGCGACGGCGACCAGGGTCAGGCGCACGACCTGCTCGGCGATCTGTCCATGCGGGCCGGGGACCTGGCCACCGCCCGACGGCACTTCGCCGCCGCGATCGCCGCGTTCGAGCAGTCCGGATCCCCGGAAGGAAGAGCCAACTCGCTGCTGTCGCTGGGCAACCTCGAACTGCGCGACGGCAACCCGGCTGCGGCACGGCGCAACCTGGACACCGCGCTCACGCTGTACGTCGCCGCCGGCCGGCGACGGGGTCAGGCGGACGTGCATCTCTCGCTCGGTCTGCTGGACCGGATGAGCGAGGATCCGACGAACGCCCGCACCCACTACCTCACCGCCGAACGCCTCTACCTGGCCGTCGACGACGAGATGGGCGCGGCGAACTGCCACTACCGGCTCGGCGAGCTTGCCGTCGACGCCGACGACCTGACACGGGCCGAGCAGTACTTCGTCCGGGCGGAACAGGTCTTCGCTGCCCACGGTGACCGGCTCGGGGTGGCCAACACGCAACGCGGACTGGGCAGCAGCGCCCTGCACCGCAAGGACTACGGCCTCGCCCAGCAGCGGCTGCGGCGGGCGGCGGAGATCTACGACGAGATCGACTCGGCGTACGGCCGGGCGATGGTCAACTATCTGCTCGGCGAGGTCGCCGTCGGCGTCGGTGACCTGCTCGACGCTGCCCGGCTGCTGGCGATCAGCCTCGCCACCGTCGAACAGGTCGGCGACGTGTCACTACGCGGGCAGATCCGGCTCCGGCTCGGCCTGGTCGCGGTGGTGACCGGTGACCCCACCCGCGGTGCGGAGCTGATCCGGCAGGCCCGGGCCGACTTCCACCAGGTCGGCCTGGCCGGCGCGGCCGCCTCCGCCGAGCAGGCGTTGGCGAAGATCGACCAGGACCGGGGTCAGGTGCTGACCCGGCTCGACGCGCTGGCACCCGCACCCCGGCTGCTGCTCGACCTGATCAGCCTGGTCGCCGCCGACGACCGCTGGTCGTTCGTGATCGAAGCGGTCTGGCCGGTGCTGTGGCGGACGGTGCACGACGCGGCGGATGCGGGCGCGCCGGGCGCGGCGGATGGGGCCGTGCCGGACTTCGCCGCCACCCTCGCCGCGCTGACCCACGCCGGGCTGGTGACGACACAGCGGCAGCACACGCTCACCCCGGACGCCGGGCCCGTGACCAGCTACGACTTCGTCGACGACACCGTACGGGTGATGGTGCGCGACGCGGCGGACGCCGACCGGACCCGTACGGTGAACGAACTGCTCGCGGTGGCCTGGTTCCAGCGGTTCGAGGCCGAGCGGGCGGCACCGACGCCGACCACCGTTCGGGCCGGGGTCGGCGCGGCCGTCTACACCGCCGAACTCGGCGACCTCGACACGGCCTGGCAGGTGATGGAGGCGACGCTGCAGGTCGCCCAGGTGACCGACCAGGTGGCGGCGATGCTGCCGATGCTGCGGGAGATCGCGATGCGCAGCGGAGACCGGCAGCGGTTCGCCCGCTACCTGCTGGCCACCAGCGACGACACCGGCGAGTTGACCGGGCTGCTCGACCAGGCCCGCGCCGACGGCCACGACGAACTGGCCGCCGCGATCGCCGCCGGCATCCACGACCGGCTGCTCGCCGAGCACCGGCCGGCGCGGGCGCTCGACCTGGCCGACCAGGAGCTGCGTACGGCGACCGGCGCGGACCGGGCACGCTGGCTGCGCCGCCGGCTGGCCGCCCTGTACGACCTGGGCCGCCACCGCGACATCCTCTCCGGCCTGGACGACGCGCTCGCCGCCGCCGCCGAGCTCGCCGCCGCCGAGGCCGAGGCCGACCGGGACGAGCTGGCGCGGCTGCAGGTGGCGATGCTGCACCACGGGGTCGGCGCGGCCAAGGCCATTGCCGAGTGGGAGCTGGCCCTGTCGCTCAACGACCGTATCCTGCACCAGCTCGCCGCCATCGGCGCCAGCGCGGCCGAGCGGGCGTACTACCGGTTCAGCGGCTACGCGGCGCTGCTGGAGCTGGGCCTGTGGCAGGACTGCGAACGGGTGCTCGCCGACAGCGAACGCGCCTTCCGGGCCGCCGACGACACCCCGATGGTGGCGGCGGTGCTCAGCGCCCGCGCGATCGTGGCGAGCCGCCGGGGCGAACCGTTCCTGGCGCTGGAGTTCGACCGCGAGGCGCTGGCCACCGCGTACGCCGTCGGTGACCTGGGCACCGTCAGCCAGGTACACGTCAACTACGCCAACCATCTCGCCCAGGCCGGCGGTGCGCCGACCGAGCGCGTCGCCCACCGGCTGGCCTCGGCGCTGCTCTACCGGCTCGCCGGCAACGCGCCGATGGTCGAGCGGGCGCTGGCCGGGGTCGCGGTCGAGCCACGCCGTACCGGGCTTCGAGCGACGCTGCCCCGGTCCCTGTCGGAGCTGGCCCGGCGGGTAGCGGTGGTGCCCGGGGTCGACCTGGTGGGGATGCTGGCAGCTCTCGGCGCGGACGCGGTCGCGGTCAACGACGCCTTCGACCGGTTGGTGGCCGCTGCCCGGGTGCCGCGCCTGGCCGGCCGGGCAGGCGCGGCACCCGGGCCCGACTAG
- a CDS encoding DUF5980 family protein gives MSRTVRLTLAVATGLALMVTASPATAAPAAAAVTGSAAATAAATWDLSDYEQRACIPADTPWFTYFIGFIAGSWSTPLQVDVQGLPAGTVTSLPHPPIAPRDNGDRYLGTVLVTVNLPPLDYGDYPAVMTVTDGSSTQTMPILIRAQESWGC, from the coding sequence ATGTCCCGTACCGTCCGACTCACCCTCGCCGTGGCGACCGGGCTGGCGCTGATGGTGACCGCCAGCCCGGCGACCGCCGCGCCCGCCGCCGCGGCGGTGACAGGGTCTGCCGCAGCGACTGCGGCGGCGACCTGGGACCTGTCGGACTACGAGCAGCGGGCCTGCATCCCGGCCGACACCCCATGGTTCACGTACTTCATCGGTTTCATCGCCGGAAGCTGGTCGACGCCGCTGCAGGTCGACGTACAGGGCCTGCCCGCCGGCACCGTCACGAGCCTGCCGCACCCGCCGATCGCGCCGAGAGACAACGGTGACCGGTACCTCGGCACCGTCTTGGTCACCGTGAATCTGCCGCCGCTCGACTACGGCGACTACCCGGCTGTGATGACGGTGACCGATGGATCAAGCACGCAGACCATGCCGATCCTGATCCGGGCGCAGGAGAGCTGGGGCTGCTGA
- a CDS encoding BTAD domain-containing putative transcriptional regulator, producing the protein MLVVRVLGRLRVWRGGSELDIGPPARRHMLGLLALNAGRLTTRRELIESMWGERPPSSVVNVLHTQAKHLRRLLDPQRVPRDQAGVLSTVGDGYLLRLPDDALDLHRFRRLSRAAQAAADQGDPGRAVTLLRDALRLWEDDPLCDVPALDDHPTVWGLKSERRQAQLSYWGLSLRVGGAAEVVAALTAEAAAHPLDEAVQAMLIRAYQATGQRTLAFERYAATRHALAEELGVEPGAELTQAHRQLLDGSGDGPTSPVPRQLPAPVPDFVGRSGESAQLDAVHAAGACGVVVICGTAGVGKTAFAVHWGHLRRDRFPDGWIHLDLRGDEADHAVSAHEALGRLLAALAVPDQEIPADTGARAARWRTETDGRRLFVLLDNVASADQVRPLLPGSRAALVVVTSRDRQAALVALHGAYRIELDLLPPPDAAGLLGRLLGDRAGADPASVDSLAAICARLPLALRLAAEYAAAQAHLPLSGIVSQLRRASPLDLLDAGGSAAIRHVFGWSYQRLDAPTQRLFRLLSLHPAPYCTLACAAALSGADEVTTAQLMHQLTSAYLMGCDPLGRYAFHDLLRAYAAELSLTVDDPADRDAAVDRLLTHYVDTAVAASDALHPEWSATWQRAGLALKPGGERPTPAAALAWLDGELLSIAAICRFARRHGRPEYAVKLAAAVYRYLEAGYGVEAKAIHEQAIDAAREMGDLAAEAHLRTNAAVVERLLSRYPSAAAELGRALELCRRTGNRHSEARILSNLGIVEERLGELASSAARHHEAVAIYEEINDPHGHASALTNLGNLESAAGDHARAAQRFLAAHDIFADLGARAGQAIALTNLGDVHVSLGEDVLAARRLREALVLFREIGHRDGEATALSNLGTALSRQGLHQESIGSLQEALDIFRDIGHRYGEASVLNAMGDALSALGRDDDAVERYRSALAIAHDTGDEDERNRAATALARIGTDRPTA; encoded by the coding sequence GTGTTGGTGGTCCGGGTGCTCGGCCGTCTCCGTGTGTGGCGCGGCGGTAGCGAGCTGGACATCGGTCCGCCGGCCCGTCGCCACATGCTCGGCCTGCTGGCGCTCAACGCCGGACGGTTGACGACCCGGCGCGAACTGATCGAGTCGATGTGGGGCGAGCGGCCACCGTCCAGCGTGGTCAACGTGCTGCACACTCAGGCCAAGCACCTGCGGCGGCTGCTCGACCCGCAGCGCGTCCCGCGTGACCAGGCCGGCGTGCTGTCGACCGTCGGCGACGGATACCTGCTGCGCCTTCCGGACGATGCCCTGGACCTGCACCGGTTCCGTCGCTTGTCGCGGGCCGCGCAGGCGGCGGCCGACCAGGGGGATCCGGGACGCGCGGTGACGCTGCTGCGCGACGCGCTGCGGCTGTGGGAGGACGATCCGCTCTGCGACGTACCAGCGCTCGACGATCATCCGACCGTCTGGGGGCTCAAGTCGGAACGCCGCCAGGCCCAGCTGTCCTACTGGGGCCTGTCGCTTCGGGTGGGCGGCGCGGCCGAGGTCGTCGCCGCACTGACCGCCGAGGCTGCCGCACATCCACTCGACGAGGCGGTGCAGGCGATGCTGATCCGGGCATACCAGGCCACCGGTCAGCGGACGCTGGCGTTCGAGCGCTATGCGGCGACCCGGCACGCGCTCGCCGAGGAGCTGGGCGTGGAACCCGGGGCAGAGCTGACGCAGGCGCACCGGCAGCTCCTCGACGGTTCCGGCGACGGTCCGACGTCGCCCGTTCCACGCCAGCTGCCGGCCCCGGTGCCGGACTTCGTCGGCAGGTCCGGCGAGTCCGCTCAGCTCGACGCCGTGCACGCCGCCGGTGCCTGCGGTGTCGTGGTGATCTGCGGTACGGCGGGAGTGGGCAAGACCGCGTTCGCCGTGCACTGGGGCCACCTGCGCCGGGACCGGTTCCCGGACGGCTGGATCCACCTCGACCTGCGGGGAGACGAGGCTGACCACGCCGTGAGCGCACACGAGGCACTGGGGCGGTTGCTTGCTGCGCTCGCGGTGCCCGACCAGGAGATCCCGGCCGACACCGGCGCGCGGGCCGCCCGCTGGCGCACCGAGACCGACGGCCGTCGGCTGTTCGTGCTGCTGGACAACGTCGCCTCGGCCGACCAGGTCCGGCCGTTGCTGCCCGGCAGCCGCGCCGCCCTGGTCGTGGTCACCAGTCGGGACCGCCAGGCCGCGTTGGTCGCCCTGCACGGGGCGTACCGGATCGAGCTCGACCTGCTGCCGCCGCCGGACGCCGCCGGGCTGCTCGGCCGGCTGTTGGGTGACCGCGCCGGCGCCGACCCGGCCAGCGTCGACTCGCTCGCCGCGATCTGCGCCCGACTGCCGCTCGCGTTGCGGCTGGCCGCAGAGTACGCCGCAGCGCAGGCGCACCTGCCGTTGTCCGGGATCGTGTCGCAGCTGCGTCGGGCGAGCCCGTTGGACCTGCTGGACGCCGGTGGTAGCGCGGCGATCCGGCACGTCTTCGGCTGGTCGTACCAGCGGCTGGACGCACCGACGCAGCGGCTGTTCCGGCTGCTGAGCCTGCACCCCGCGCCGTACTGCACGCTCGCCTGCGCCGCTGCCCTGTCCGGTGCCGACGAGGTCACCACCGCCCAGCTGATGCACCAGCTGACCAGCGCCTACCTGATGGGGTGCGACCCGCTGGGCCGGTACGCCTTCCACGACCTGCTGCGGGCGTACGCCGCCGAACTGAGCCTCACCGTCGACGACCCGGCGGACCGGGACGCGGCGGTCGACCGGCTGTTGACCCACTACGTCGACACCGCCGTGGCCGCGAGCGACGCACTGCACCCGGAGTGGAGCGCGACCTGGCAGCGCGCCGGGCTCGCGCTCAAGCCCGGTGGGGAGCGGCCCACCCCGGCTGCCGCGCTGGCCTGGTTGGACGGTGAACTGCTGTCGATCGCCGCGATCTGCCGGTTCGCCCGCCGGCACGGGCGGCCGGAGTACGCGGTCAAGCTGGCCGCCGCCGTGTACCGCTACCTGGAAGCGGGGTACGGCGTCGAGGCGAAGGCGATCCATGAGCAGGCCATCGACGCCGCCCGCGAGATGGGCGACTTGGCAGCCGAAGCGCATCTGCGGACCAACGCGGCCGTCGTCGAACGGCTGCTCAGCCGCTATCCATCGGCGGCTGCGGAGCTGGGGCGGGCACTGGAGCTGTGTCGCCGTACCGGGAACCGGCACAGCGAGGCCCGGATCCTGTCCAACCTGGGCATCGTCGAGGAGCGGTTGGGAGAGTTGGCCTCGTCGGCGGCCCGTCACCACGAGGCAGTCGCGATCTACGAGGAGATCAACGACCCGCACGGCCACGCCTCGGCGCTGACGAACCTCGGCAACCTCGAGTCCGCCGCCGGCGATCACGCCCGAGCGGCGCAGCGGTTCCTGGCCGCGCATGACATCTTCGCCGACCTCGGCGCACGGGCCGGTCAGGCCATCGCGTTGACCAACCTCGGTGACGTCCATGTCTCGCTCGGCGAGGATGTCCTCGCCGCCCGCCGACTACGGGAGGCACTCGTTCTGTTCCGGGAGATCGGGCACCGCGACGGCGAGGCGACCGCCCTGAGCAACCTCGGGACCGCGTTGAGCCGGCAAGGGTTGCACCAGGAGTCGATCGGATCGCTTCAGGAGGCGCTGGACATCTTCCGTGACATCGGGCACCGGTACGGCGAGGCGAGCGTGCTGAACGCGATGGGCGACGCCCTCTCCGCCCTGGGCCGCGACGACGATGCGGTCGAGCGGTACCGCTCGGCGTTGGCGATCGCCCACGACACCGGCGACGAGGACGAACGGAACCGGGCCGCCACCGCGCTCGCCAGGATCGGCACGGACCGGCCGACGGCCTAG
- a CDS encoding beta/gamma crystallin domain-containing protein: MRTSVKKIAVGVLAVAALTFGLPPNPAMAINQVACDGRTDFLKLYSGGGTWGGAYCFANAGVIAVNIDGVYEFHSGNNKATVNYERDGRYHTITLEKWSGASFGGARVRAYELRIW, from the coding sequence ATGAGGACGAGTGTCAAGAAGATCGCTGTCGGGGTGTTGGCGGTCGCCGCGCTGACCTTCGGGCTGCCGCCGAATCCGGCGATGGCCATCAACCAGGTCGCCTGCGACGGCCGTACCGACTTCCTCAAGCTGTACTCCGGCGGCGGCACCTGGGGTGGTGCCTACTGCTTCGCCAACGCCGGCGTGATCGCGGTGAACATCGACGGTGTCTACGAGTTCCACAGCGGCAACAACAAGGCGACGGTCAACTACGAGCGCGACGGTCGCTACCACACCATCACCCTGGAGAAGTGGTCGGGCGCAAGCTTCGGCGGTGCCCGGGTCCGAGCGTACGAGCTGCGGATCTGGTGA